The DNA region CGACGCGTTCGACGCCGCCTTGCAGGCCCTGACATTGCCGGAGTCCGAATCACGCGCCATGCGTATCGAGGCAGATGTCTTCCGCGCGCTCGTCGAAGTCTGGGCCGACCACGGTGCCGGCGTCGAGGAGCTGCTTGACCCGTGTCTGTCCGATCCGGATTCTGTGTCGCCTTTCGTGGTTGCCACAGCGGCGAACATCGCCTCATTCGTCGCGACATGTCGGTTCGACTTCACCGCGGCACGCAGATGGCAGGACTGGGCCGATGTGTACCACCGTCGGTCCGGCACATCATTCGTCCTGATCTACGGGCACTGTCTGGCTGCGATGGCATCGAACCAAGAACTCGACGCGGTCGAGACGCAACGCCGACTCCGCGAAGCGGTCCGCCTCGCAAAGACATCCGGCGCCCCGACGTCGCATGCTGCGCGCGTGGCCTATGCGCTGTCCGCCGAGTTCCTCTACGAGCGCGATCAGGTGGACGAAGCCGAGCGGCTTCTCGAAGAGAGCGGCGGCTTCGGCACGCCCGGCGGACCGCCGGTCGAATTCATGATCGCCCGCTGTGTCACCGGCGCACGAATCAAGATGCTGCGCGGACAGCATGACGCCGCCGCTGAAATCCTAGACGGTGCAGCCAATGTCGCGGCCACCGCGGACTTGCCTCGATTGAGTGCTGCGGTGGCGACCGAGCGCATCCGGCTGGGCTTGCCGACGCCGCGGCACCCGATTCGGCAGGCCACCGACCGCGGGATCTTGCACGATGTCACCGCACAATTGCGCGACGAGTGTGCCACCCTCGCACTGCTGGACGACGATCCCGACCTCGCCTGCCGGCGCGCCGAGGGCTGGGTGAACCGGCTGGCAGCTCACCATCGTCCGCGGGCCCTGTTGAACGCCAACCGACTTTTCGCCGCCGCGCTGGCCGCCGCGGGTCGAGCCGATGAGGCCAGTCACGTCCTCGCCTGCGTCGCCGCACAATGCGCCGAAAGGGACATGGTCCGCTTCTTGCTCGACGGCGGACCGCACCTGGTGGCCCTGTTGCCCGGCCTGCGCAACCATCCCGGGGTTCGGCAGGACTTCCTGGAACAGGTGCTCAGCGCCGCGACCTGACCGCGACAACAGCGCTGCAACAGATCTGCAACACCCCATGGCCACTGTTGTGGAGTCATCTCACACGGCGTTCGCGGGGGAATCAGCCGACGAGCCAATCGACTGAAGGAGCACACAGATGAACACCACTTCTTTACGCAAACGCATGTCGGCTGCCGTAGTCGGCACGACAGCCGCGGCTCTGGCCGTCGGCGCACTCGTCCAGCCTGCGGTCTCACATGCGGAAAGGGTGTGGGACATCCAGGCGTGGGACACCTGCATGAAAGGCGTCCGCGAGAGAGAGGAGAAGGGCCAGATCAGTGTCCAACAAGCGCTGGAAGAAAAACGCTTTTGCTGCGACATGTCAGGTGGTGTGTGGTCTGCCGACGCCAACGGGTCGTTCTGCGCGGCCCCACCCGCGACGGCCCAGTCGGCACCACAGGCACCGTGGGATGCCGGACGGGCCCCCAGGCCACAGTCGGCGGGCGGCGGACAAACTCCGGCACCGAACGCGCCGCCACCCGCCTCAGGCGGCCCGGGGACTGTCACCGCGATTCCCAACCCGTCGGGCTGGGGATGGGGTTTCGGGTTCACCCCCTAGCCGAAGCGCGGCCTTGAGCTGACCAGACGATGACCGCCGGACCCCAGGCGAGCAGGGCCTGCGCCTTGTCGCGCGTGGTCGTCCGGCCATCGTGCTGGTGCAACCCGCTGGGCTAGTGGACGACGAGCCAGATCGCCGCGAAATGGCAACCCGCCGCAGCACTGGTGAATGCGTGGAAGAACTCGTGGTGGCCGAAAGTCGTGGGCCACGGATTGGGCCATCGCGCGCCGTACAGAATCGCGCCGACGTTGTACAAGGCGGCACCGACGAGCAGCAGCGCGACCACCGTGGTTCCGGCGCCATCGAGCAGGGTCTCGGCGTACCACAGTGCTACGTAGCCCAGCAGGATGTAGAGCGACACTCCTACCCACCGAGGAGCCGAAGGCCAACAGAGCTTCAGCACGGCACCCGCTGCGGCGCCGGTCCACACGATCGTCAGCAGATCCGCACCGATTTCCGGCTCCATCGCCAACACGGCCAACGGCGTGTAACAGGCCGCGATGAACATGAAGATCATCGAGTGGTCCAGGCGCATCATCCACTTCTGTGCCAGCGCTGAGGTCCACTGCACGCGATGGTAGGTCGCGCTGACGGTGAACATCGCGACGACGGCCGATGCATACACCAAGGCGGCCCAACCAGCGTCGGGAGACCTTGTCTGCCACGCGCTGGGGACTAGGACCACCGAAGCGACCACGGCCGCGACAGCGGTGCATACATGAATCCAGCCCCGCGCACGGGGGGTGATCCCGTACGTCACCTGGGACTCGATCAGGGCCGTCTCCGAGATTGTGAGCGGGCCGCAGCATGTATACGGCAGCCGTGCCTCCTGCGACGGCGCAGCGCGAGCCTACCGCTGAAGTCACCGGAATCCAGCTTGCCGTGCCCGCGGGGTAAGCGAGCACGGCAAGTGGGTACTACGGACGGTCCCGTCAGCTGGGCGTAGCAGCAGCCTCAGGCTGTCCCGGTGTCGGCTCGATCACCTGGGGAACCTCGACAGGAACCTCAGCGGGCACCTCGGCCATGTCCGTGCTGCTCCAGACGGCCTGGGCCACCGGAGTCGGCGTCAGCTGCAGGTCACATTGCGCCTTCAGCGCGCTGACCGGCTGGTGGATGCTCGACAGCTCCTGCGCAACCTCAGGATTCTGCTCGAAGAACTCCTGATAGGCGGTCTGGGCCTGGTCCTGCGACTGCGCAGAGATGGCGGACAGCGCCTCGTTGGCGTCCGGGTTCGCCGTCAGATACGCGCCCTCCGAAGCAGCAGCTGAGCCCACTGTCCCGGCCACGCTCGCTGCGGAGCAGTCCGGTGCGGGGGCCGGCTGAGCGTTAGCTACCGGGGTGACGATCGCTGCTGTGCCGAAAGCCAGCAGTCCACCGGCGAACATGCCGAAGAGACCGCGACGAACACTCGTGGCGGACCTGTTCATGAAAACCACTCCTTTGCTTTGCGATCAGTCGGTCGCATCGTGTCTTTTGCCCGAAAAGCCGCAGGTCAAACCCGCGCTCACGCACAACGGACCGATGACCGCGGCGTTGCCGCAGGTCAGACCAGCTAGAAGGAGTTGTGGGATTCTTAAGTCGCAGCTGTTTCTTGTTCGCGTTTGATCTCCAGTGCGATGTCGATGAGCTGGTCTTCCTGACCGCCGATCAGCTTGCGTTGGCCGGCGCGGTGCAGCAGCTGGTGGGCGGGCACACCGTAGCGCTCGGATTGGCGGATCGCGTGCTTGAGGAAGCTGGAGTACACCCCGGAGTAACCCATGATCAGCGCATTGCGGTCGAGCAGACATTCGGCCGGCATCGCCGGGGCGACGACCTCTTCGGCGGCGTCGGCGATGTCGAAGAAGTCGATACCGGTCTTGACGCCGATCTTGTCGAACACCCCGATCAGCGCCTCGACCGGGGCGTTGCCCGCCCCGGCCCCGAACCGCCGGCACGACCCGTCGATCTGCTTGGCCCCGGCACGCACCGCCTCGATCGAGTTCGCCACCCCCAGGCCGAGGTTCTCGTGGCCATGGAAACCCACCTGAGCGTCCTCGCCGAGTTCGGCGACCAGCGCCGCGACCCGGTCACGCACCCCTTCGAGCACCAGCGCACCGGCCGAATCGACGACGTAGACGCACTGACAACCGGCATCAGCCATGATCCGAGCCTGCGCGGCAAGCTTCTCCGGGGAGATCGTATGGCTCATCATCAAAAAGCCCACCGTCTCCAAACCCAGCTCGCGGGCCAGCCCGAAGTGCTGAATCGACACATCAGCCTCGGTGCAGTGGGTCGCGATCCGGCAGATCGAGCCGCCGTTGTTCTGCGCTTCCTTGATGTCCTCCTTGGTGCCGACACCCGGCAACATCAAAAAGGCGATCTTCGATTCCTTGGCCGTCTCGGCGGCCAGCTTGATCAGCTCCTGCTCCGGGGTCTTGGAGAAGCCGTAGTTGAAGCTCGACCCGCCCAGACCGTCACCGTGGGTGACCTCGATGACCGGCACACCAGCCGCATCCAGCGCGGCGACGATCGCGCCGACCTCCTCGGTGGTGAACTGATGACGTTTGTGGTGCGACCCATCGCGCAGCGACGTATCAGTCATCCGGACGTCCCAGATCGGGTTGAAGTAGATGCCGTCGGTACTCATGCTTGCGCTCCAGTCGTGGACAGACTCTCTTTGGCGATCTCTTCGCCCACCTTGGCCGCGGCGGCGGTCATGATGTCCAGGTTTCCAGCGTAGGGCGGTAGATAATCGCCCGCACCCTCCACTTCCACGAACACGGTGACCACGTGGTTTCCGCCGTTGACGACCGAGGGCTCGTCGAACTGTGGTTCGTTGAGCAACCGGTACCCGGGCACGTAGGTCTGCACCTCGGCAACCACATCCTTGACCGACTGAGTGATCGCCGCGTGGTCGGCATCTTCGGGGATCGCGCAGAAGATCGTGTCGCGCATGATCATCGGCGGCTCGGCCGGGTTGAGGATGATGATCGCCTTGCCGCGCTTGGCTCCGCCGATCACCTCGACACCGGCACTGGTGGTCTTGGTGAACTCGTCGATGTTGGCCCG from Mycobacterium sp. SMC-4 includes:
- a CDS encoding hemolysin III family protein, yielding MSETALIESQVTYGITPRARGWIHVCTAVAAVVASVVLVPSAWQTRSPDAGWAALVYASAVVAMFTVSATYHRVQWTSALAQKWMMRLDHSMIFMFIAACYTPLAVLAMEPEIGADLLTIVWTGAAAGAVLKLCWPSAPRWVGVSLYILLGYVALWYAETLLDGAGTTVVALLLVGAALYNVGAILYGARWPNPWPTTFGHHEFFHAFTSAAAGCHFAAIWLVVH
- a CDS encoding heme-binding protein, whose product is MNRSATSVRRGLFGMFAGGLLAFGTAAIVTPVANAQPAPAPDCSAASVAGTVGSAAASEGAYLTANPDANEALSAISAQSQDQAQTAYQEFFEQNPEVAQELSSIHQPVSALKAQCDLQLTPTPVAQAVWSSTDMAEVPAEVPVEVPQVIEPTPGQPEAAATPS
- the dmpG gene encoding 4-hydroxy-2-oxovalerate aldolase; the encoded protein is MSTDGIYFNPIWDVRMTDTSLRDGSHHKRHQFTTEEVGAIVAALDAAGVPVIEVTHGDGLGGSSFNYGFSKTPEQELIKLAAETAKESKIAFLMLPGVGTKEDIKEAQNNGGSICRIATHCTEADVSIQHFGLARELGLETVGFLMMSHTISPEKLAAQARIMADAGCQCVYVVDSAGALVLEGVRDRVAALVAELGEDAQVGFHGHENLGLGVANSIEAVRAGAKQIDGSCRRFGAGAGNAPVEALIGVFDKIGVKTGIDFFDIADAAEEVVAPAMPAECLLDRNALIMGYSGVYSSFLKHAIRQSERYGVPAHQLLHRAGQRKLIGGQEDQLIDIALEIKREQETAAT